CAGTGAAGCTGGGCGGGGTGGCCCTGGTCGGCGGGTTGGCGTACAAGGCGTGGCAAAGCTATCAACAAGGCCAGCAGCCGGGCGCACCGACGGCGATCGAGCCGCCTCCGAGCGGGAGTGCCTTCCTGCCGGCGCCAGGCGATCCGCAAGCCGACACGGCGCTCGGTATGCTGCTGGCACGCGCCATGATCGCGGCGGCCAAGGCCGATGGTCAGATCGATGTCCAGGAGACCCAGTCCATCCTCGGCCGGATCAATGGCCTCGCCCTGCCGGCCGAGGACAAGGCGTTCCTGTTCGAGGAGTACGGTCGCCCGCTGGACATTGCCGGGCTGGCAGCGACGGTGCGCACGCCCGAGCAGGCAGCCGAGGTCTATACCGCATCAATTCTGATGGTCGACCCGCCCTCGCCCCCGGAGCGCATCTATCTGGATGCTCTCGCCTCAGCGCTTGGGCTCGACGGCGCGCTGGCGGGACAGATCGAGGCTACGGTGGCCGCCAGTCGCGCGGGGTAAGCGACGGATGCGACAGGTCAGGACCTGTCGCATCCCGAATGGACAATGACCCGAGGGACCGGGCGGTGTTCGGTCCGTGTGAGACAGGGAGAACACGATGGGCTTGATGAACGGACTGCTCGGCAACGCCTCGAAGGTCGATGCCGAGAAGGCGAACAGCGATTACGCGAAGATCCTCGGCAACGGCGAGCAGATCGAGCACGCCTACCGGTTGGTACGCGATGCCGTCCTCTTCACCAACCGCCGGCTGATCCTGATCGACAAGCAGGGGATGACCGGCAAGAAGGTCGAATATCTCTCGATCCCCTACAAGAGCGTGGTGCGCTTCGCAGTGGAGTCGGCGGGGCATTTCGATCTGGAGGCCGAGCTCAAGCTCTGGACCTCGGGGATGTCCACACCGATCCAGAAGACCTTCAGCAAGGCGGTCGACATCTACGAGGTGCAGGCGTTGTTGGCGGAGTATGTGGGGCGCTGAGCGTCGGGTGTCGGGTGCACGACGGGTCGCCCGCGGATCCCGCGTGAGCGGCATTTCACATCCGTGGCCTGCCGGTGAGATCGATACCCCGACGTCCCGCAGCGCTCGTTGGCTCCGGGAAGGCAAACGATCGGGAGTTATCGGCTCGACCTTG
The nucleotide sequence above comes from Thiocapsa rosea. Encoded proteins:
- a CDS encoding PH domain-containing protein codes for the protein MGLMNGLLGNASKVDAEKANSDYAKILGNGEQIEHAYRLVRDAVLFTNRRLILIDKQGMTGKKVEYLSIPYKSVVRFAVESAGHFDLEAELKLWTSGMSTPIQKTFSKAVDIYEVQALLAEYVGR
- a CDS encoding tellurite resistance TerB family protein, whose translation is MIDAKRLLDELVGSGVAGGLAGGLAGGTLAGLLSGKSGKKARKLAGSAVKLGGVALVGGLAYKAWQSYQQGQQPGAPTAIEPPPSGSAFLPAPGDPQADTALGMLLARAMIAAAKADGQIDVQETQSILGRINGLALPAEDKAFLFEEYGRPLDIAGLAATVRTPEQAAEVYTASILMVDPPSPPERIYLDALASALGLDGALAGQIEATVAASRAG